From Phyllopteryx taeniolatus isolate TA_2022b chromosome 18, UOR_Ptae_1.2, whole genome shotgun sequence, the proteins below share one genomic window:
- the tdh gene encoding L-threonine dehydrogenase isoform X1, which produces MPVIRALSAAAKRAAAPGGPAWGPAAARAISFSPRQVTADASFHSVSFSETDHPKVLITGGLGQLGVGLAKLLRKRFGKNNVILSDIRKPSSNVFHSGPFIYSDVLDYKNLREIVVNNRITWLVHYSALLSAVGEANVALARSVNITGLHNILDIAAEHGLRLFVPSTIGAFGPTSPRDPAPDLCVQRPRTIYGVSKVHAELMGEYYHHRYGLDFRCLRYPGIISADSTPGGGTTDYAVQIFHDAIKTGKFECFLRPDTRLPMMYIDDCLRATLEVLEAPADTLAMRTYNINAVSFTPDELARELRKHVPELEVSYNVDPVRQAIADSWPMNFDDSNAKRDWAWKHDYDLPELVTTMLNFLSGDARMASAN; this is translated from the exons ATGCCCGTCATCAGAGCCCTCAGCGCGGCGGCCAAGCGGGCGGCCGCGCCCGGCGGCCCGGCGTGGGGGCCGGCGGCCGCGCGCGCCATCAGCTTCTCGCCGCGCCAGGTGACGGCCGACGCCAGCTTCCACTCGGTGTCCTTCTCCGAGACGGACCACCCCAAGGTGCTCATCACGG GTGGCCTGGGCCAGCTCGGGGTGGGGCTCGCCAAACTCTTACG GAAGCGGTTTGGAAAGAACAACGTGATTCTGTCCGATATCCGGAAGCCGTCCAGCAACGTCTTCCACAGCG GCCCGTTCATCTACTCGGACGTTTTGGACTACAAGAACCTGCGCGAGATCGTGGTGAACAACCGCATCACTTGGCTGGTGCACTACAGCGCGCTGCTCAGCGCCGTCGGCGAGGCCAACGTGGCCCTGGCCCGATCGGTCAACATCACCG GCCTTCACAACATCCTGGACATCGCCGCCGAGCACGGTTTGCGTCTGTTCGTGCCCAGCACCATCGGCGCCTTCGGGCCCACGTCCCCGCGCGACCCCGCCCCCGATCTGTGCGTGCAGAGGCCCCGCACCATCTACGGCGTCTCCAAAGTCCACGCTGAGCTCATGGGTGAA TACTACCACCACCGCTACGGCCTGGACTTCCGCTGTCTCCGCTACCCGGGAATCATTTCGGCCGACTCCACGCCCGGCGGCGGCACGACAG ACTACGCCGTCCAGATCTTCCACGACGCCATCAAGACGGGCAAGTTCGAGTGCTTCCTGCGGCCCGACACGCGGCTGCCCATGATGTACATCGACGACTGCCTGCGCGCCACGCTCGAGGTGCTGGAGGCGCCCGCCGACACTCTGGCCATGCGCACGTACAACATCAACGCCGTGAGCTTCACGCCCGACGAGCTGGCGCGGGAGCTGCGCAAGCACGTGCCCGAGCTGGAGGTGTCGTACAACGTGGACCCCGTCCGGCAGGCCATCG CCGACTCCTGGCCCATGAACTTCGACGACTCCAACGCCAAGCGCGACTGGGCCTGGAAGCACGACTACGACCTGCCCGAGCTGGTGACGACCATGCTCAACTTCCTCAGCGGCGACGCGCGCATGGCCAGCGCCAACTGA
- the tdh gene encoding L-threonine dehydrogenase isoform X2 has product MTDQQRFCRLQVAWASSGWGSPNSYGPFIYSDVLDYKNLREIVVNNRITWLVHYSALLSAVGEANVALARSVNITGLHNILDIAAEHGLRLFVPSTIGAFGPTSPRDPAPDLCVQRPRTIYGVSKVHAELMGEYYHHRYGLDFRCLRYPGIISADSTPGGGTTDYAVQIFHDAIKTGKFECFLRPDTRLPMMYIDDCLRATLEVLEAPADTLAMRTYNINAVSFTPDELARELRKHVPELEVSYNVDPVRQAIADSWPMNFDDSNAKRDWAWKHDYDLPELVTTMLNFLSGDARMASAN; this is encoded by the exons ATGACTGACCAGCAACGCTTCTGTCGATTGCAGGTGGCCTGGGCCAGCTCGGGGTGGGGCTCGCCAAACTCTTACG GCCCGTTCATCTACTCGGACGTTTTGGACTACAAGAACCTGCGCGAGATCGTGGTGAACAACCGCATCACTTGGCTGGTGCACTACAGCGCGCTGCTCAGCGCCGTCGGCGAGGCCAACGTGGCCCTGGCCCGATCGGTCAACATCACCG GCCTTCACAACATCCTGGACATCGCCGCCGAGCACGGTTTGCGTCTGTTCGTGCCCAGCACCATCGGCGCCTTCGGGCCCACGTCCCCGCGCGACCCCGCCCCCGATCTGTGCGTGCAGAGGCCCCGCACCATCTACGGCGTCTCCAAAGTCCACGCTGAGCTCATGGGTGAA TACTACCACCACCGCTACGGCCTGGACTTCCGCTGTCTCCGCTACCCGGGAATCATTTCGGCCGACTCCACGCCCGGCGGCGGCACGACAG ACTACGCCGTCCAGATCTTCCACGACGCCATCAAGACGGGCAAGTTCGAGTGCTTCCTGCGGCCCGACACGCGGCTGCCCATGATGTACATCGACGACTGCCTGCGCGCCACGCTCGAGGTGCTGGAGGCGCCCGCCGACACTCTGGCCATGCGCACGTACAACATCAACGCCGTGAGCTTCACGCCCGACGAGCTGGCGCGGGAGCTGCGCAAGCACGTGCCCGAGCTGGAGGTGTCGTACAACGTGGACCCCGTCCGGCAGGCCATCG CCGACTCCTGGCCCATGAACTTCGACGACTCCAACGCCAAGCGCGACTGGGCCTGGAAGCACGACTACGACCTGCCCGAGCTGGTGACGACCATGCTCAACTTCCTCAGCGGCGACGCGCGCATGGCCAGCGCCAACTGA
- the mtmr9 gene encoding myotubularin-related protein 9 isoform X2, with translation MEECINIASSTEALSTLDSVSLMYPFFYRPMFEVVHDGWNCFRPRDVFKDLESMTDEWRLSEVNKHFDVCPSYPPLVAVPKGIDDDALRAAATFRHGGRFPVLSYYHKKNGMVMMRAAQPLTGTNGRRCKEDEKLINATLRPGKRGYIIDTRAINVAQQAKAKGGGFESEANYPQWRRIHKAIERSGVLQESLIKLVEACNEQSHSMDRWLSKLEASNWLAHVKEILTAACLAAQCIDREAASVLVHGTEGTDSTLQITSLAQIILDPGCRTVRGFQGLVEREWLQAGHPFRQRCAQSAYSSGKPRQEAPVFLLFLDCVWQILRQFPCSFQFGEAFLVLLFEHAYSSQFGTFLGSSAAERAKLSVSEKTVSLWSWLNRPRELERLTNPLYEANGLVIWPSVAPQSLLLWEGVFLRWNRSSRRLDEAHEEMVHIVAYNKALQNRVNLLRRQLAQLETEEPLPQTP, from the exons ATGGAGGAGTGTATCAACATTGCCAGCTCTACTGag GCTCTCTCGACGCTTGATTCCGTCTCTTTGATGTACCCTTTCTTCTACCGGCCCATGTTTGAGGTCGTCCATGACGGATGGAATTGTTTCCGTCCTCGAGATGTTTTTAAAGACCTCGAGTCTATG ACAGACGAGTGGCGGCTGAGTGAAGTCAACAAGCACTTCGACGTGTGCCCGTCCTATCCTCCCCTGGTGGCGGTGCCCAAGGGCATCGACGACGACGCGCTGAGGGCAGCGGCGACGTTCCGTCACGGCGGCCGCTTCCCTGTTCTCAGCTACTACCACAAGAAGAACGGCATG GTGATGATGAGAGCGGCTCAGCCTCTCACGGGCACCAACGGGCGGCGCTGCAAGGAAGACGAGAAGCTCATCAACGCCACCCTGAGGCCGGGCAAGCGCGGCTACATCATCGACACGCGCGCCATCAACGTGGCCCAGCAGGCCAAAGCTAAAGGGGGCGGCTTCGAGTCCGAGGCCAACTACCCGCAGTGGAGGAGGATCCACAAAGCCATCGAACG GTCGGGCGTGCTGCAGGAGAGTCTCATCAAGCTGGTGGAGGCGTGCAACGAGCAGTCGCACAGCATGGACCGCTGGCTCAGCAAGTTGGAGGCTTCCAATTGGCTGGCTCACGTCAAGGAGATCCTGACCGCCGCCTGCCTGGCGGCGCAGTGCATCGACAG GGAGGCGGCGTCCGTCCTGGTCCACGGCACAGAAGGCACAGACTCCACGCTTCAAATCACTTCCTTGGCCCAGATCATCTTGGATCCCGGCTGCAGGACCGTCCGAGGCTTCCAGGGCCTGGTGGAGCGAGAGTGGCTCCAG GCGGGTCACCCGTTCCGGCAGCGTTGCGCCCAGTCGGCCTACTCGAGCGGCAAACCTCGCCAGGAGGCTCCCGTCTTCCTGCTCTTCCTGGACTGCGTGTGGCAGATCCTGCGGCAGTTTCCGTGTTCCTTCCAGTTTGGCGAGGCCTTCCTGGTGCTGCTCTTCGAGCACGCCTACTCTTCCCAGTTTGGCACTTTTCTGGGCAGCAGTGCGGCGGAGAG GGCCAAACTGTCCGTGTCCGAGAAGACGGTCTCCTTGTGGTCGTGGCTGAATCGGCCCCGGGAGCTGGAGCGTCTGACCAACCCGCTCTACGAGGCCAACGGTCTGGTCATCTGGCCCTCGGTGGCCCCTCAGAGCCTGCTGCTGTGGGAGG GCGTTTTCCTCCGCTGGAACCGCTCGTCCCGGCGCTTGGACGAGGCCCACGAGGAAATGGTGCACATCGTGGCGTACAACAAGGCGCTCCAGAACCGAGTCAACCTCCTGCGCCGGCAGCTGGCCCAGCTGGAGACGGAAGAGCCGCTCCCGCAAACGCCGTAG
- the mtmr9 gene encoding myotubularin-related protein 9 isoform X1, producing MEFAELIKTPRVDGVVLQRPFLPTVEGTLCLTGHHLILSSRQDNTEELWLLHSNIDAIEKRFVGSLGRIIVKCKDLRVIQLDIPGMEECINIASSTEALSTLDSVSLMYPFFYRPMFEVVHDGWNCFRPRDVFKDLESMTDEWRLSEVNKHFDVCPSYPPLVAVPKGIDDDALRAAATFRHGGRFPVLSYYHKKNGMVMMRAAQPLTGTNGRRCKEDEKLINATLRPGKRGYIIDTRAINVAQQAKAKGGGFESEANYPQWRRIHKAIERSGVLQESLIKLVEACNEQSHSMDRWLSKLEASNWLAHVKEILTAACLAAQCIDREAASVLVHGTEGTDSTLQITSLAQIILDPGCRTVRGFQGLVEREWLQAGHPFRQRCAQSAYSSGKPRQEAPVFLLFLDCVWQILRQFPCSFQFGEAFLVLLFEHAYSSQFGTFLGSSAAERAKLSVSEKTVSLWSWLNRPRELERLTNPLYEANGLVIWPSVAPQSLLLWEGVFLRWNRSSRRLDEAHEEMVHIVAYNKALQNRVNLLRRQLAQLETEEPLPQTP from the exons ATGGAGTTCGCCGAGCTGATCAAGACGCCCCGGGTGGACGGGGTGGTCCTCCAGCGGCCTTTTTTGCCCACCGTGGAGGGCACCTTGTGCCTGACGGGCCACCACCTCATCCTCTCCTCCAGACAGGACAACACGGAGGAGCTGTGGCTGCTTCACTCCAACATTGACGCCATCGAGAAGAG GTTTGTAGGCTCTCTCGGTCGGATCATCGTCAAATGTAAAGACCTGAGAGTGATCCAGCTGGACATTCCTGGTATGGAGGAGTGTATCAACATTGCCAGCTCTACTGag GCTCTCTCGACGCTTGATTCCGTCTCTTTGATGTACCCTTTCTTCTACCGGCCCATGTTTGAGGTCGTCCATGACGGATGGAATTGTTTCCGTCCTCGAGATGTTTTTAAAGACCTCGAGTCTATG ACAGACGAGTGGCGGCTGAGTGAAGTCAACAAGCACTTCGACGTGTGCCCGTCCTATCCTCCCCTGGTGGCGGTGCCCAAGGGCATCGACGACGACGCGCTGAGGGCAGCGGCGACGTTCCGTCACGGCGGCCGCTTCCCTGTTCTCAGCTACTACCACAAGAAGAACGGCATG GTGATGATGAGAGCGGCTCAGCCTCTCACGGGCACCAACGGGCGGCGCTGCAAGGAAGACGAGAAGCTCATCAACGCCACCCTGAGGCCGGGCAAGCGCGGCTACATCATCGACACGCGCGCCATCAACGTGGCCCAGCAGGCCAAAGCTAAAGGGGGCGGCTTCGAGTCCGAGGCCAACTACCCGCAGTGGAGGAGGATCCACAAAGCCATCGAACG GTCGGGCGTGCTGCAGGAGAGTCTCATCAAGCTGGTGGAGGCGTGCAACGAGCAGTCGCACAGCATGGACCGCTGGCTCAGCAAGTTGGAGGCTTCCAATTGGCTGGCTCACGTCAAGGAGATCCTGACCGCCGCCTGCCTGGCGGCGCAGTGCATCGACAG GGAGGCGGCGTCCGTCCTGGTCCACGGCACAGAAGGCACAGACTCCACGCTTCAAATCACTTCCTTGGCCCAGATCATCTTGGATCCCGGCTGCAGGACCGTCCGAGGCTTCCAGGGCCTGGTGGAGCGAGAGTGGCTCCAG GCGGGTCACCCGTTCCGGCAGCGTTGCGCCCAGTCGGCCTACTCGAGCGGCAAACCTCGCCAGGAGGCTCCCGTCTTCCTGCTCTTCCTGGACTGCGTGTGGCAGATCCTGCGGCAGTTTCCGTGTTCCTTCCAGTTTGGCGAGGCCTTCCTGGTGCTGCTCTTCGAGCACGCCTACTCTTCCCAGTTTGGCACTTTTCTGGGCAGCAGTGCGGCGGAGAG GGCCAAACTGTCCGTGTCCGAGAAGACGGTCTCCTTGTGGTCGTGGCTGAATCGGCCCCGGGAGCTGGAGCGTCTGACCAACCCGCTCTACGAGGCCAACGGTCTGGTCATCTGGCCCTCGGTGGCCCCTCAGAGCCTGCTGCTGTGGGAGG GCGTTTTCCTCCGCTGGAACCGCTCGTCCCGGCGCTTGGACGAGGCCCACGAGGAAATGGTGCACATCGTGGCGTACAACAAGGCGCTCCAGAACCGAGTCAACCTCCTGCGCCGGCAGCTGGCCCAGCTGGAGACGGAAGAGCCGCTCCCGCAAACGCCGTAG